ACATGCAGAATCTTGCTTTTTGTTACCCAACCCGGCGAAGGAGGCGGTGAATGAGAGACATTATGCATCATTGCTCCTTTCCATATTGGCTCTATAAGTCCTCTGAAGTAGCTCAGCAAGAATGCACAAGGGGCCGCATGGCACACCGGTGAAAGTAAAAAACGTCCGGGGCCACGGTGTTGGGAACCGGAGGGCCCTGACCAACCAAGATTGAGATGATTTCAGAATGCTGGTGTCCTCGGACCGTAGGACGGCCCTCGCGGCACATGGTGGACCATATTTGTTTTCTGAATTTCTGGTGATTGTATATAGACTGTCAAGATGGGTGTTCAGCAGCGGCAAGTTGcattggaccagacccttttCGGTTGGAGGGTCACATCGGTGTACTTGAAGGAGGATACCTTTGGTGAACTCTCGGTGGCTTCTTTTTAAGAAGGGCAAGTTTATTATACTTTTGGATACATGTaagtatctacctaggtaggtaggcaaGTATGATGCCGCCCAACTACATGCGAAGAGCGCACAACGTGGAAGATGTTTGCCATGTCATAGTGCTGACACGCGACACCACTGACAAATTCAAGGAATTGCGACCAACGTCTGTACTGGTTGATTTACTCGCTCAAGATACTGTAGGTAACAGTCTTGTAAAAGTTACTATGAAAGAAATAATTGAGTTGACAAATTCTGGAAGAGACCACGCCAGTGAGCGGGGAGAGTCCGCGTGTGTATAGCCTTTGTCTGAGAAGATAGAACTTCGTGAGTTCTGATCTCTGATGCACTGTAATGACGCACGGAGGTTTCCGTCATGCATATGTGTTATTGACGCATTGGGTGCATGGAGGTTTCAAATGCTGGCATGGGGCGGATGCGTGACGCAAGGATATTGCAACATATATTGGGACATCAAAGGCGACAGAAATATATACGCACGTTAAATGTATTTCACACAGTCAAAGATACATTAAAGAGTAGTGTAGTATGTGACTGCATGCCAATACACACGTGGTATGTCCATATATGTGCATACACATATACTCCATGCCACATTGCAATGGCACATCACCGTCTGTGCAGCCCAGTAcgcttggtctggttggttgaACAGATTTGACCTTTGACAGTAAAATCAGGTGTATCGCACGAAGAATAATATGGAACAAATAGCAGCGTTGATTTATTTTTGCTGAGGTAAAATATTGGATATATGTCCGCCATCCCATGGAAAGATAATGTCGTGTCACTATGGCGGACGCAACTGCAGCAGAAGGTGGATTATCAGCGGCCAGACAGACCAGCCCAGATGGCTTCATGTTGTGAACCATGCATGGCAGGGGATGCGGGACATGCACGGGCTAATTGGTAAAGATAATGGTCATTTTGACCGATGCCgtgatgaagaagcttcGACAGATTTCTTGAAATCGCGTCGGACCGGCCATCATTCCACGGCGCAGTCGCCATCCAAAACAACGAGACATACATGTTAACATCGATGTCTAATGACGAGGTGATGGGCATGGAAGCAGATGACATGCCTAATGAGGGCGGCGGATGATTCGATTCGAGCATTGCATATACCGTATGTGTGCGTAGGTGAGGTACTTGGTCGGAGAGTGTGCATTTGCCGCTGGCACGTATTGGAATCTCCCTTTATCCAACGAGGCATCAATATAACTGCAGAGGTCGATTTATGATAGAAGGCCCTTGGAATGTTTCTGTTTCAACAAGGGCAGAAGATTGAAGGATCGACCCATTTGAGTACTGACAGGGGCACAAGGGCGGGCGACCAGGCGTAATGCTCGTCCGCTTGATGAACCTGGGTCTCTGGCTGGGTTAGAATGCAATGGAAAATGCAATCATCGTCCATTTTGATGCCTACtcgacaaagaaaaagagtGACTCTAATAATGCAGCAGAAATGAGGCCTGGTtggagttcaatgttgattgGTCGTTGGTGATTCGTCCCCAGATCTACGTCAAACTCTCGGCGTGGGCGACTttctggtgctgccaagaggagtcaagtcaaggcagTCAATCCTTCATGAGTTTTGGTCCAGAGAAACCAAGACAAGGGCCATCAATATTCCTCACCACGGTTAATGAGCCCTGCAATCCAAGTGACGGCCATTCATTTCAGGCTTGGAACACGCACATAATTttttttgcccttctttcttcttttatttttgctAGTGGTCCTGCAGTTCATTTCCATATCGTTTGCGTCTCCTCTCCATCGTCAATCCTCTACCCTCGCATACAATCAGAAcgcatcatctgcagcaCTTGACCAGgcttcatctccaccatAGCTCCCGAGCTAGGCCAGCCATCATCCCCCCATCGTCCTCTCATAGTCTTGCCGCCCGATCAATCTccaccaacccatccatcacgCACCAGACGACGCCGCAAGCTCCCGACCCCCCCTTCCCATTCCCCGTGCCGAgtcgaccagaccagaccagtccCGTGCCTCAAGCTCGAGACTCCATCGGTGCCGCCGTTCCCGGTGCTGACAGGATACAACACTGCCTCTCTCTCTGTCGTCAAACGTCTGGTCACTGCAGAAAGCTGCCTTCCTTCTCTCTCGGCTGCTTGCTCTTTGTTGTTTCCTGGTCACAGCTCCACGCGATCCTCTGCTGGTTTACCACTGGCAGGCGCGAGGAAATGACAGCAACTTGAACTCGACCTTGACCAACCCATCCGTCGCGCAAGCTTAGCTCAGCTCCTCTTTGCTTTGCTCTGCTTTGCTCTCAACCCCCAGTCCCCGTCACTCGTCTGGGAGCACAAAACCTGGCCATCTTTGTGCTTCAACACAGGAACTTTGCTGGCCGTCGTGCCACTACCTGTGAGCAACAGCCATGGATGATCCAAACAAAGACGGCGCGTCTTCGGGGCGTCGCCGAACCTCAATTACATCGCCCACGGATGCCAGCCAGAGCACCCATTCACACGACAACACAACCCCCAGTCGTCCTGGAGATGGTTTTGGGGAGAGCTATCAGTCTACAGATACCGTGCGACACCGACCCGAAGGTACTGGATACGGTACGTGCTATCGTCCTCAGCTTTTcttcgtttcttttttcttttcgcCGTTTTGGTCATCCCATGCGTCTCTGGCTTTTCGCTGCCGACACATTTGCTGCCATAGCAAGACTAACCCGTCGTCTGCAGGAACCATACACATTCCTCCCACCGCAAGCAGCAGTCAAACAGCAGCCGATTCTTTTCAAGACCGCCCTCAAACCAAGGGTCCAGGGACACCTCAACCGTCGCGATCGGGTCTCAAACCTCCCCACAGGGTCAAGTCGTTTCCCCGATTGCGAAAGCCCCCATTGTCCAGAAGGACGTCGTCGAATACGCCGCACCGAGGCGAAATCTTCTCTGCCGACGATGAACCACACGAAGTCGAGGCTGATGCTGTCGAGCGCCAAGGATATTCCACCCGTCGACGGTCTCAACAGACTACCAGTACTCTTACCCGGCTGCAATCATATCGAACCGGCGGCGATggagaggacgaggaggaaaCTCGAACTGGAGGCGTCCCCACCACAAcagccgaagaagacgaacAAGAACACGATGATGACTTGCCTCTCGACGAGCATGTCGACTGTGACTCTGACGGCGAGATAAGCGAGGCCGAAAGCTTCACTCTCAAGGACAGGCAGCAGgccatcaaccagacacatcccTTTGGTATCAGAGTGTGGAAACCTGCACTGTACAAGAAGGACCGGTCCATTCAGAAGTTTGCTCAGGCAGATATTCATTCGTCTCCTGGCGGCAGAGTAAGCAACTGGCTGCTTCTGTTCAACCttgtctggactctggtctttggctggtggatggcTACCCTGGCGGCCCTAGGAGCCATTGTCTGTTTACTttttgctgcagctccaaGTGGCAGAGAGTACGGGCGCGTTCTTTGGGGTCTCGCCGGCTACTTGTTCTATCCCTTTGGCAAGTTTGTGCGACTGGAAAAGGACGAGGCTTATTTGCATGAGGACGGAGACGAAGGCCGAAGCATCTCGGAATATGAGCAGTGGCAGAGCGGCGATTTGGAATACGGACGCCTGTTCTTTGGTCCCGACGGCAACCGATCCATTGTTGGGCGATCGAGGCGAAGCATCGATTCCGAGCGCAGCGAAACCGAAAGCCTACTTGGACGTGGTCGACGAGGCGGATCGCGCGACATGCACCCTCGTATGAAGCGACGACTCTTTGGTCGAGGGGAGTGGAACATTGGCCgtgtcatcttcttcatctttttctACTGCCTCATCTCCCCGGCCTTGATCGTCACCTCGGCTATATGTTGGTTCCTCGTCTTTTGGATCCCCATGGGCAAAGTAACCATCCTCTTGTTTGATCACCTTCGCCGCCACCCGCTCGCTCTATCCTTCGAGACTCACATGCACTATATGCGAAGCGAGGATGGCCCCGACTCGTCCATTCTAGTCTGCACCTACCGAGCCGTTGGATCCAAGTATTGGAAGTACACCGTTGACGGAACCAATAttttcctcatcaacctcatgGCTGTCGTCTGTTTTGTCATTTTCGATTGGGCTGTCCTTGAGGGTGTCCTTCACATTGACAGCGTTATTACGTCACCAGCCTTTCTATTCATGGCCGGATTGCTGTCCATCATTCCACTGGCATACTTCATCGGCCAGGCTGTTGCGTCTATATCGGCCCAATCGTCAATGGGGCTTGGCGctgccatcaatgccttTTTCGCCACTGTGGTTGAAGTGTTTCTATACTGCGTTGCCCTCAATCAAGGCAAAGGACAGCTTGTTGAGGGAAGTATTGTGGGCAGCATCTTTGCTGGTATTCTCTTCCTGCCAGGCATCTCCATGTGTTTTGGAGCGCTGAAGCGCAAGACGCAACGATTCAACGCCAGGTCGGCCGGTGTCACATCCACCATGCTGCTTTTCGCCGTGGTTGGTGCATTTGGTCCGACGCTATTCTATCAAATCTATGGAACCCATGAGCTAAGCTGTACGGATTGCGAAGACTTGGGTCCCGGCGGAAGTGGTAATACTGGTGAGGCCCGCGATTGCCGTCGATGCTATTTCTCTCAGGCACCCGCGCTTGACGACCGCTTTTACCTGGAAGCTGTTCGGCCCTACTGCTACctggccgccgccatgctcttcttctcataCCTCATTGGACTGTGGTTCACCCTGCGAACTCATGCGGCGGTGATCTGGAACGCCGAGattgaggagaagaagcacgAAGAGCAACTGCAGGCCTCGGTTGTTCGAAGCTCTCAGCCTTCGGCTGCGGAAACCACTGCCACGGATATCCGCGACTCTCATCTCTACAAGCGAATTCTGGGCCAGTCGCTGAAGCAGGTCGGTCTACAGCCACGTCCCGAGGAGGTTGGCCgccaagcatcaatcatcaaccaagatgCCGGCGCCAACGGGATGGCCGCAACCCCTCACGTAGTTCCTCCTAAGGGAAGTGACACGATTCGATCCACCGTCAACGTGCCGGGGCTCAGCCAGGCAGACAACACTGCCCTTGCTCGAGAAGTCGCTCAGATTGCAGCAACCGCGGCCACATTGGCGTCAAGAGATCGCGAAAGATCACGAAAGCTGTCTGCGACGCCCGGGCAGCACGGCACCGTGCGAGCACACCAAACCCAGGCTGATGAGGGCACGGTGGCTGCCGAAACAGCAACTGCACATGCTGGCGGCCACGGTGGTGGCCACGATGCTCCAAACTGGGGTCGCGCAAAGAGCTCCATTATTCTCCTCGGAGCGACGATTTTGTATGCCGTCATTGCGGAAATTCTGGTTGATACGGTGGATGTTGTGTTGGAGAGTTTTTCGATTGACCAAAAGTTTCTGGGCATTAcgctttttgcccttgttccCAATACGACTGAATTTTTGGTAAGTTTGCCTctattatttttttttctcgcTATTATTATATGTATATGTTTTAGAGGTGCAAGCCAAGCGTACTGACCATCGTCATAGAACGCCATCTCATTTGCCATGAATGGCAACATTGCGCTGTCCATGGAAATCGGTTCCGCCTACGCTTTGCAAGTGTGCTTGCTGCAGATTCCGGCTCTTGTCCTTTTCTCGGCTGTGTATCCCAACATTCCCAAGGGCGGCGATCCCAGCTTGTACACCTTTTCGTTGCTGTTCCCTCAGTGGGACATGGTCACCGTGATCCTATGTG
The genomic region above belongs to Pochonia chlamydosporia 170 chromosome 2, whole genome shotgun sequence and contains:
- a CDS encoding calcium/proton exchanger (similar to Coccidioides immitis RS XP_001241365.1), with product MDDPNKDGASSGRRRTSITSPTDASQSTHSHDNTTPSRPGDGFGESYQSTDTVRHRPEGTGYGTIHIPPTASSSQTAADSFQDRPQTKGPGTPQPSRSGLKPPHRVKSFPRLRKPPLSRRTSSNTPHRGEIFSADDEPHEVEADAVERQGYSTRRRSQQTTSTLTRLQSYRTGGDGEDEEETRTGGVPTTTAEEDEQEHDDDLPLDEHVDCDSDGEISEAESFTLKDRQQAINQTHPFGIRVWKPALYKKDRSIQKFAQADIHSSPGGRVSNWLLLFNLVWTLVFGWWMATLAALGAIVCLLFAAAPSGREYGRVLWGLAGYLFYPFGKFVRLEKDEAYLHEDGDEGRSISEYEQWQSGDLEYGRLFFGPDGNRSIVGRSRRSIDSERSETESLLGRGRRGGSRDMHPRMKRRLFGRGEWNIGRVIFFIFFYCLISPALIVTSAICWFLVFWIPMGKVTILLFDHLRRHPLALSFETHMHYMRSEDGPDSSILVCTYRAVGSKYWKYTVDGTNIFLINLMAVVCFVIFDWAVLEGVLHIDSVITSPAFLFMAGLLSIIPLAYFIGQAVASISAQSSMGLGAAINAFFATVVEVFLYCVALNQGKGQLVEGSIVGSIFAGILFLPGISMCFGALKRKTQRFNARSAGVTSTMLLFAVVGAFGPTLFYQIYGTHELSCTDCEDLGPGGSGNTGEARDCRRCYFSQAPALDDRFYLEAVRPYCYLAAAMLFFSYLIGLWFTLRTHAAVIWNAEIEEKKHEEQLQASVVRSSQPSAAETTATDIRDSHLYKRILGQSLKQVGLQPRPEEVGRQASIINQDAGANGMAATPHVVPPKGSDTIRSTVNVPGLSQADNTALAREVAQIAATAATLASRDRERSRKLSATPGQHGTVRAHQTQADEGTVAAETATAHAGGHGGGHDAPNWGRAKSSIILLGATILYAVIAEILVDTVDVVLESFSIDQKFLGITLFALVPNTTEFLNAISFAMNGNIALSMEIGSAYALQVCLLQIPALVLFSAVYPNIPKGGDPSLYTFSLLFPQWDMVTVILCVFLLSYVYGEGKSNYFKGSILVLTYFVVVIGFYFSGFTSEVMGMERFDIMGADGKYQSYKTIGRGTSGRAYHA